In one window of Kitasatospora sp. MMS16-BH015 DNA:
- a CDS encoding DEAD/DEAH box helicase has protein sequence MSDQARPQRDRSAGRGQSGQSSRGTGGQGGNGGRGRGRSGAAGSTGGFSDAQRRSGTSKGGLRGAGGARGRSPRERAVEAPEDFTVVEGTPPRPPAATFAELEMPKGLLSALAREGVTDPFPIQSATLPDSIAGRDVLGRGRTGSGKTLAFGLSLLARTAGKRADARRPLALVLVPTRELAQQVTDALTPYATAVNLRIATVVGGMSITRQANAVRRGAEVLVATPGRLDDLIGRGDVYLDEVQITVLDEADQMADMGFLPQVTKLLEQVAEGGQRMLFSATLDKNVDRLVRRFLTDPVTHSVDPSAGAVTTMDHHVLQLDPADKASATAHIASRDGRLIMFVHTKHGADRLAKQLLAAGVRAAALHGGKSQPQRNRVLDQFRDGQVTALIATNVAARGIHIDGLDMVVNVDPPVDHKDYLHRGGRTARAGESGTVVTLVLPEQRREVSRLMTVAGIRPTTTKIRPGDAELSRITGARTPSGVAVTIALPPAPAAPAPAADGGARRRRPVKRSGLPTDVDMNGNPRRPRPKQRIGGGGTGAAGGGGGNGRMAAGFIGKSAGGSKPGSGSRSGSNYGTGRQRRKAD, from the coding sequence ATGTCTGATCAAGCACGCCCGCAGCGCGACCGTTCCGCAGGCCGTGGCCAGAGTGGCCAGAGCAGCCGCGGCACCGGTGGCCAGGGCGGTAACGGCGGCCGTGGCCGCGGTCGTTCCGGTGCGGCCGGCAGTACCGGTGGCTTCAGCGACGCCCAGCGCCGCAGCGGCACCAGCAAGGGCGGCCTGCGCGGCGCCGGTGGCGCCCGTGGGCGCTCCCCGCGCGAGCGCGCCGTGGAGGCGCCCGAGGACTTCACCGTGGTCGAGGGCACCCCGCCGCGTCCGCCGGCCGCGACCTTCGCCGAGCTGGAGATGCCCAAGGGCCTGCTCTCCGCACTGGCCCGCGAGGGCGTGACCGACCCCTTCCCGATCCAGTCGGCCACCCTGCCGGACTCGATCGCCGGCCGCGACGTGCTCGGCCGGGGCCGCACCGGCTCCGGCAAGACGCTGGCCTTCGGCCTGTCGCTGCTGGCCCGCACGGCCGGCAAGCGCGCCGACGCCCGCCGTCCGCTGGCGCTCGTCCTGGTGCCCACCCGCGAGCTGGCCCAGCAGGTCACCGACGCGCTGACCCCGTACGCGACCGCCGTGAACCTGCGGATCGCCACCGTGGTCGGCGGCATGTCGATCACCCGGCAGGCCAACGCCGTGCGCCGCGGCGCCGAGGTGCTGGTGGCCACCCCCGGCCGCCTGGACGACCTGATCGGCCGTGGTGACGTGTACCTGGACGAGGTGCAGATCACCGTCCTGGACGAGGCCGACCAGATGGCCGACATGGGCTTCCTGCCGCAGGTCACCAAGCTCCTGGAGCAGGTCGCCGAGGGCGGGCAGCGGATGCTCTTCTCCGCCACCCTGGACAAGAACGTGGACCGCCTGGTGCGGCGCTTCCTGACCGACCCGGTGACCCACTCGGTGGACCCGTCGGCCGGTGCGGTGACCACCATGGACCACCACGTGCTCCAGCTCGACCCGGCCGACAAGGCCTCCGCCACCGCGCACATCGCCTCCCGCGACGGCCGGCTGATCATGTTCGTGCACACCAAGCACGGCGCCGACCGCCTGGCCAAGCAGCTGCTGGCGGCGGGCGTGCGGGCGGCCGCGCTGCACGGCGGCAAGTCGCAGCCGCAGCGCAACCGGGTGCTCGACCAGTTCCGCGACGGCCAGGTCACCGCGCTGATCGCGACCAACGTCGCGGCGCGCGGCATCCACATCGACGGCCTGGACATGGTCGTCAACGTCGACCCGCCGGTCGACCACAAGGACTACCTGCACCGCGGTGGCCGCACGGCCCGCGCCGGGGAGTCGGGCACCGTGGTCACCCTGGTGCTGCCCGAGCAGCGCCGCGAGGTCAGCCGCCTGATGACGGTGGCCGGCATCCGCCCGACCACCACCAAGATCCGCCCGGGTGACGCCGAGCTGAGCCGGATCACCGGCGCCCGGACGCCCTCCGGCGTGGCCGTCACCATCGCCCTGCCGCCGGCCCCGGCCGCGCCCGCCCCGGCCGCCGACGGCGGCGCCCGGCGCCGCCGCCCGGTCAAGCGCTCGGGCCTGCCCACCGACGTGGACATGAACGGCAACCCGCGCCGCCCGCGCCCCAAGCAGCGGATCGGCGGCGGTGGCACCGGCGCGGCCGGCGGTGGCGGCGGCAACGGCCGGATGGCGGCGGGCTTCATCGGCAAGTCCGCCGGTGGCTCCAAGCCCGGCTCGGGCTCGCGCAGCGGCTCCAACTACGGCACCGGCCGTCAGCGCCGCAAGGCGGACTGA